The following proteins are co-located in the Dietzia timorensis genome:
- a CDS encoding sensor histidine kinase — protein sequence MDVYVAIGLIAAGAVAAFFVGSEIGVRRGQGMSGTRGGRSSTRTDGVLSKADVLYNAMQQSPLALAVVDRFEDLIISNDRAEELGIVTGHRVTEEVWGTVLETFRNGAEAHFHLPGHSRAGHRIPSVSGHTVFLREEDNKFVVVYANDDSEQRRMESARRDFVANVSHELKTPVGAMSVLAEALLESSDDPESVQYFGSRVRDESQRLGSMVTELIELSRLQGAEKLRDLSPVSVDEVVDEAMRRSISMAESSDISLTSDDRSGLEVMGDRTLLVTAVSNLISNAINYSPAGTPVVVSRASDDRTVRIRVTDHGIGIAPENQGRVFERFFRVDKARSRATGGTGLGLAIVKHVVQNHNGVVHLWSRPEMGSTFTIELPRVAAAEAPTPDRTGDSAGTHNTGVGPGKEKAK from the coding sequence GTGGACGTATACGTTGCGATAGGCCTGATCGCCGCCGGCGCGGTCGCTGCCTTCTTCGTCGGCTCCGAAATCGGGGTGCGGCGCGGGCAGGGCATGTCCGGGACGCGCGGCGGGCGGTCGTCCACCCGCACGGATGGCGTGCTGAGCAAGGCGGATGTGCTCTATAACGCGATGCAGCAGTCGCCGCTCGCGCTCGCCGTGGTCGACCGCTTCGAGGACCTCATCATCTCCAACGATCGCGCCGAGGAGCTCGGGATCGTCACCGGACATCGCGTCACCGAAGAGGTGTGGGGGACGGTGCTCGAGACCTTCCGCAATGGCGCCGAGGCGCACTTCCACCTGCCGGGGCATTCGCGGGCGGGGCACCGGATCCCGTCGGTGTCGGGGCACACGGTGTTCCTGCGCGAGGAGGACAACAAGTTCGTCGTCGTGTACGCGAACGACGATTCGGAGCAGCGCCGCATGGAGTCCGCGCGCCGCGACTTCGTGGCCAACGTCTCCCACGAGCTCAAGACGCCCGTCGGCGCGATGAGCGTCCTCGCCGAGGCCCTCCTCGAATCGAGCGACGACCCCGAATCGGTGCAGTATTTCGGCTCGCGGGTGCGCGACGAATCGCAGCGGCTCGGCTCCATGGTCACCGAGCTCATCGAGCTGTCCCGCCTACAGGGCGCGGAGAAGCTGCGCGATCTCTCGCCGGTCTCGGTCGACGAGGTCGTCGACGAGGCCATGCGGCGCTCGATTTCCATGGCCGAATCGTCGGACATATCTCTGACGTCGGACGACCGGTCCGGCCTGGAGGTCATGGGCGACAGGACCCTGTTGGTAACGGCGGTGTCGAACCTCATCTCCAATGCGATCAATTATTCGCCCGCCGGCACCCCGGTCGTCGTCAGCCGCGCCAGCGACGATCGCACCGTCCGCATCCGCGTCACCGATCACGGCATCGGCATCGCCCCCGAGAATCAGGGACGTGTGTTCGAGCGGTTCTTCCGAGTCGACAAGGCGCGCTCGCGCGCGACCGGCGGGACGGGCCTCGGGCTGGCGATCGTCAAGCACGTCGTGCAGAACCACAACGGCGTCGTCCACCTGTGGAGCAGGCCCGAAATGGGCTCGACCTTCACCATCGAACTTCCGCGGGTTGCCGCGGCGGAAGCTCCGACCCCGGATCGCACCGGCGATTCCGCAGGCACGCACAACACCGGGGTCGGCCCAGGAAAGGAAAAAGCTAAGTGA
- a CDS encoding maltokinase N-terminal cap-like domain-containing protein produces MADIFRNASLTPSKPEAVARYIQRRWPDSGATAENITLVASYRFDDPAGEVGTEVHIAHDAGGRTLQVPLTYRGAPQPGMEGTGLDGEGGAELLTLEHSELGTRWVYDGLTDRVFVSALVEAISSGSGGARYIDADTGEEFTSGRAEVRGTGTSSAVAIPESLPAPMPAETSATLHLGEATLVFNSVLDTDFPAADSGSSTDSAASTPGLLLGSWPGQDAEVLLASIAD; encoded by the coding sequence ATGGCTGACATCTTCCGCAATGCGTCACTGACCCCGTCCAAGCCCGAGGCGGTCGCGCGCTACATCCAGCGCCGCTGGCCCGACTCCGGCGCCACCGCCGAGAACATCACGCTCGTCGCCTCCTACCGATTCGACGACCCCGCGGGCGAGGTGGGCACGGAAGTACACATCGCCCATGACGCCGGAGGCCGCACCCTCCAGGTCCCCCTCACCTACCGCGGTGCTCCGCAACCAGGGATGGAGGGCACCGGGCTCGACGGCGAGGGCGGCGCCGAGCTGCTCACCTTGGAACACTCCGAACTCGGGACGCGCTGGGTCTACGATGGCCTCACCGACCGAGTGTTCGTGTCCGCGCTGGTGGAGGCCATTTCGTCGGGCTCCGGCGGGGCGCGCTACATCGACGCCGACACGGGCGAGGAGTTCACCTCCGGCCGAGCCGAGGTCCGCGGGACCGGCACCTCCTCCGCGGTGGCGATCCCCGAGAGCCTGCCCGCGCCGATGCCCGCCGAGACCTCGGCGACCCTACACCTGGGCGAGGCGACGCTCGTGTTCAACTCGGTGCTCGACACCGATTTCCCGGCCGCGGACTCCGGGTCCTCGACCGACTCGGCGGCGAGCACTCCCGGCCTGCTGCTCGGCTCCTGGCCCGGGCAGGACGCGGAGGTGCTGCTCGCGTCTATCGCGGACTGA
- a CDS encoding phosphoglyceromutase, whose translation MAFGKLVLLRHGQSEWNASNQFTGWVDVDLTPQGREEAVRGGQLLAEAGVLPDVLYTSLLRRAITTANIALDAADRHWIPVVRDWRLNERHYGKLQGLNKAEIKEEFGDEQFMLWRRSYDTPPPEIAADDKYSQVGEARYADLDEVPLTECLLDVVKRFIPYYEAEILPLLTAGKTVLVAAHGNSLRALVKHLDGISDEAISELNIPTGIPLVYEFSESGEVANPGGTYLDPEAAAAGAAAVANQGGK comes from the coding sequence ATGGCTTTTGGAAAACTGGTGCTGTTGCGGCACGGACAGAGTGAATGGAATGCGTCGAACCAGTTCACCGGCTGGGTGGATGTGGACCTGACCCCGCAGGGACGCGAGGAGGCCGTGCGCGGTGGGCAGCTGCTCGCCGAGGCCGGCGTGCTGCCGGACGTGCTGTACACGTCGCTGCTGCGCCGCGCGATCACGACCGCGAACATCGCGCTCGACGCGGCCGATCGGCACTGGATCCCGGTCGTGCGCGATTGGCGCCTCAACGAGCGCCACTATGGCAAGCTGCAGGGGCTCAACAAGGCGGAGATCAAGGAAGAGTTCGGCGACGAGCAGTTCATGCTGTGGCGCCGCTCGTACGACACCCCGCCGCCGGAGATCGCTGCGGACGATAAGTACTCGCAGGTCGGTGAGGCGCGTTACGCCGACCTGGACGAGGTGCCGCTCACCGAGTGCCTGCTCGATGTAGTCAAGCGCTTTATCCCGTACTACGAGGCGGAGATCCTACCCTTGCTGACGGCGGGCAAGACCGTTCTCGTCGCGGCTCACGGCAATTCGCTGCGCGCGCTGGTGAAGCATCTCGACGGCATCTCCGACGAGGCGATCTCGGAATTGAATATTCCGACCGGGATTCCGCTGGTGTACGAGTTCTCCGAGTCCGGGGAGGTGGCGAACCCCGGCGGGACCTACCTGGACCCGGAGGCCGCCGCCGCCGGTGCCGCTGCCGTGGCGAACCAGGGCGGCAAGTAG
- a CDS encoding YbjN domain-containing protein, with translation MTDSAGPDAAGADAAGAAEGKGAPNAEVLRTIEAFLVDREIESHLLDGRTFVVNLPGEKRLKTAVHLHVRQDTVRIESFICRKPDEDFLKIYDYLLRRNQHLYSVAYTIDNTGDIYLVGWIPAAAVSDDELDRVLGSILETADFDFNKLLEIGFHTSIRREWSWRVKNGEPLVNLYAFRHLTSDLEQPGVDGMPEENASGKLLPGETPADRAAADADAKAAEAGEGSGGEGSGGDGGSAAPTS, from the coding sequence ATGACCGACTCTGCTGGACCTGATGCTGCCGGAGCCGATGCTGCCGGAGCCGCCGAGGGCAAGGGCGCGCCGAACGCCGAGGTGCTGCGCACGATCGAGGCGTTTCTGGTCGACCGCGAGATCGAATCGCATCTGCTCGATGGGCGGACCTTCGTCGTCAACCTGCCGGGCGAAAAGCGGCTGAAGACCGCCGTCCACCTGCATGTTCGCCAGGACACGGTGCGCATCGAGTCGTTTATCTGCCGCAAGCCGGACGAGGATTTCCTCAAGATTTACGACTACCTCCTGCGGCGAAACCAGCACCTTTACTCGGTGGCTTACACGATCGACAACACCGGTGATATCTACCTCGTCGGGTGGATTCCGGCGGCCGCGGTCAGCGACGACGAACTCGACCGTGTGCTCGGCTCGATCCTCGAGACCGCGGACTTCGACTTCAACAAGTTGCTGGAGATCGGGTTCCACACCTCGATTCGACGCGAGTGGTCGTGGCGGGTGAAGAATGGCGAGCCGCTGGTGAACCTCTACGCCTTCCGGCACCTGACCTCGGACCTCGAACAGCCCGGCGTCGACGGGATGCCCGAAGAGAATGCGAGCGGCAAGCTGCTGCCGGGGGAGACGCCGGCCGATCGTGCGGCCGCAGATGCGGATGCGAAGGCGGCGGAGGCCGGCGAGGGCTCCGGCGGCGAGGGCTCCGGCGGCGATGGGGGCTCGGCAGCTCCGACGTCATAG